GAATAATTCTTTTGATACCTCTTGGCCCTATTAATTTGTTTCTGTAATATTTAGAGAAAAGCCATTTAAAAGCGTTCTTTTTATCTTTTACCCTTGCGGCAACAGTTATGGCCATTGGGATATTATTGCGGATAGATTTTTCAATTTCAGGAATCTGCAATTGATCTTTACTACAGTCTTCAAATAAAATTTTGATCATTCTATAGGCATTGTCCGAAGTCGCTGTTCTAGATTGTGATTCTTTTACAATACGGCACTTAGCAGTAAATTTGTTTACGAAATAAAATGGTTTTCCAAGTTTTCCTAATTGAAGGCCGAAATAGAAATCAGTCGCCTTTCCAGCTCTACCTTTATCCGAATACCCTATTGAAACTACTGCATCTCTACGTACAAGAAACGAGTTGTTTGGAAACATTGTTACAGCACCTGCAATAAATCCATCAACGATTCCTTCTCTGTCTGGAGTTCTAAAATAATCGTCATTAACTAATTCTGGATTTTCTATATAAGTTCCGTCTTCGTTAATGATTCTTTGTTTGCCAAAACTTGCAATTATTTCAGGATGTTCTAAAAAAGGTCTTCTTAAATCTTCAATACAATTTGGATAAATCGGATCGTCATCATGTAAATGCAAAACCAAATCACCTGTAGCATGTCTGTATTGAAAATCAACATTTTTCACTTCTAACAATGATGGTTTGTGATGATAGTATTTGATAGGCACTGGACTAATTTTACTAAGTTCATTAGCCACAAGTTCGGCTGTTACATCACTCTTTGAATCATCACCAATAACAATTTCATCTGGTAAAACTGTTTGAGCCCAAACAGACTCTAGGGTTTCTCTTAAAAAATCAGGCCGTTCATAGGTTGGTATAATAACTGTTATTTTCATGATTTCTATATTTAAATTCGGTTTTTTATAAATTTTGCTGGAACACCGCCCCATATTTGATTGGCTGGTATTGATTTTGTGACTACCGCTCCTGCTGCTATAATAGAGCCTTCGCCGATTTGAACCCCTTTTAAAACAACTACATTGCAGCCTAACCAAACATCTTGTCCTAAAAATATTTCGGCTTTAATGGAAGGCTGTGGACCAATTAGTTTTCCTGCTTCGGTACCGTGATCGTGATCGATGAACTTACATCCTGAAGCAATATTGGAATATTTGGATATTTGAATACCGCAGTTGATATTAAACTCACATCCTGCTCCTATAAAAA
This portion of the Flavobacterium panacagri genome encodes:
- a CDS encoding acyltransferase; this translates as MPFTYFFQQSLFVLQVRYFNKIGSLFRKIGLRFQGMKIGSGVDIPKIYTIWPHQVSLGKNCILERGIYFKYAGIWSKGPSIIIEEEVFIGAGCEFNINCGIQISKYSNIASGCKFIDHDHGTEAGKLIGPQPSIKAEIFLGQDVWLGCNVVVLKGVQIGEGSIIAAGAVVTKSIPANQIWGGVPAKFIKNRI
- a CDS encoding glycosyltransferase family 2 protein, which gives rise to MKITVIIPTYERPDFLRETLESVWAQTVLPDEIVIGDDSKSDVTAELVANELSKISPVPIKYYHHKPSLLEVKNVDFQYRHATGDLVLHLHDDDPIYPNCIEDLRRPFLEHPEIIASFGKQRIINEDGTYIENPELVNDDYFRTPDREGIVDGFIAGAVTMFPNNSFLVRRDAVVSIGYSDKGRAGKATDFYFGLQLGKLGKPFYFVNKFTAKCRIVKESQSRTATSDNAYRMIKILFEDCSKDQLQIPEIEKSIRNNIPMAITVAARVKDKKNAFKWLFSKYYRNKLIGPRGIKRIILAVNPF